From a region of the Theobroma cacao cultivar B97-61/B2 chromosome 8, Criollo_cocoa_genome_V2, whole genome shotgun sequence genome:
- the LOC18591246 gene encoding patatin-like protein 2 — MEKLRKLLHPPTHGELITVLSIDGGGIRGIIPGVILSFLESELQKLDGEQARIADYFDVVAGTSTGGLLTTMLTAPNEKNRPLFAAQEIKAFYFEHGPRIFPQNRFPFSGVTNMIKRVLGPKYDGKYLHGVLKERLGYTRLHQTLTNVVIPTFDIKKLQPVIFSSYEVKKSPSLNALLSDICIGTSAAPTYLPAHYFETKDSEGEVKKFNLIDGGMAANNPALVAISEVTKQINRGHCDFSSIKGANHYSRFLVLSIGTGSEKLAEKYNASQAARWGLIGWLTSGHSTPLVNAFTEGSADMVDFHISVIFKALGSEKNYLRIQNDKLVGEVSSIDVSTEDNLKNLVQVAENLLNKPVSRVNFETGNYEPSGELETNAQALKRYAKLLSQEKACRERSLLQKLNA, encoded by the exons atggaaaaattaagaaagcTTCTGCACCCTCCAACTCATGGAGAGCTTATTACTGTTCTCAGTATTGATGGAGGTGGAATTAGAGGAATCATTCCAGGAGTTATTCTCAGCTTTTTAGAATCTGAGTTACAG AAACTGGATGGTGAGCAAGCAAGAATTgcagattattttgatgtggTTGCAGGGACGAGCACAGGTGGTCTTCTGACCACCATGTTAACAGCACCGAATGAGAAGAACCGACCCTTATTTGCTGCCCAAGAAATTAAGGCCTTCTACTTTGAGCATGGCCCTAGAATATTTCCTCAAAATAG ATTTCCATTTTCTGGTGTCACAAATATGATTAAGAGAGTGCTCGGACCAAAATATGATGGCAAGTATCTCCATGGAGTTCTAAAGGAAAGGCTTGGATACACAAGGCTGCACCAGACATTGACTAACGTTGTAATTCCAACTTTCGACATCAAGAAGCTGCAGCCAGTCATCTTTTCCAGCTATGAG GTGAAGAAAAGTCCATCCCTGAATGCCCTGCTCTCAGATATATGCATTGGAACTTCAGCCGCTCCAACTTATCTCCCGGCCCACTATTTTGAAACCAAAGACTCTGAAGGAGAGGTGAAGAAGTTCAATCTCATCGATGGTGGGATGGCTGCTAATAATCCT GCTTTAGTTGCCATTAGTGAAGTGACAAAACAGATCAACCGAGGGCATTGTGATTTCTCTTCCATAAAGGGAGCAAACCATTACAGTAGATTCTTGGTGCTTTCCATAGGAACAGGCTCAGAAAAACTTGCAGAGAAGTACAATGCAAGCCAAGCAGCTCGATGGGGTCTAATTGGGTGGTTGACCTCCGGCCATTCCACCCCATTAGTCAATGCTTTTACAGAAGGCAGTGCTGATATGGTTGATTTCCACATTTCTGTCATCTTCAAAGCTTTAGGTTCTGAAAAGAACTATCTTCGCATCCAG AATGATAAGCTAGTAGGGGAAGTCTCCTCTATTGATGTTTCCACAGAGGATAATCTGAAAAATCTTGTGCAAGTTGCTGAAAACTTGTTGAATAAACCTGTTTCGAGGGTGAACTTCGAGACGGGTAACTATGAGCCTTCAGGAGAATTAGAAACCAACGCACAGGCTCTCAAAag GTATGCAAAGCTGCTCTCTCAGGAGAAAGCCTGTCGTGAAAGGTCATTGTTGCAGAAGCTTAATGCATAA
- the LOC18591247 gene encoding uncharacterized protein LOC18591247, producing MLRHFLRSRRRCYLLCRRRFSSSSSSERPIESPNNLNNTNPVLSQSPLPPTPPQNFETHLSALPTKTASLSRNSVFALSATLLSALVASVAVLSVGKENDVYDAIPNPRNSPLYESIEHTVHKSNESFKRIVHHAKQTGVAAAVLWQSLRSVMSSANHEVRAGFELRVAALLADIAAANAGRRTAIVSAGGGAVVDWLLETVAVAKLDGCGTQAEAARALAYLIADPDVRKDVLGRPRAVPNLLRFIYLSQPQNKSKRHSRRSSLDISDSSKGRSMLVAAIMDIVTSNCDSVEKVSFKPSLPGNAEMRDIAAAIHVIEEGGMHLDEGERNDDDDDGGRGMKGIGIKILEGTTVLGLSRTSELMMFDHSDDTNVESDRGTPKTLALLNKHDSSVGQANLSAAVVPGLWDDLHRQHVAVPFAAWALANWAMASEINRSHIEELDQDGEAVMTALLAPERSVKWHGSLVARLLLEDRNLPLNDSVSDWASSLLSTASHASKNEDISLSRMALSAFLVAVERSLEARRTVMEKGLELMRVTAKRTVKHQQVQEALAKALEFLSTEDLHLSLEESQKWSGILLSWVFGKPSSNAIRSSAIRILSCILEDQGPSSLLISQGWLALLLNDILSSCKTSSVKGGTQPKSDTAKTQINQSNILSAAQTGNQLAVAVVNLAGNQLGTTKDSVDTFPLADLLSLEPLAGPFKNLKKDNPPKFDVADSALATLKAIKALTEICAEDSLLQDKITELGVLCLLRRYLLRDDYEKLAAIEAYAASRAPESQERVSSNAGESSPSSTNNPSSVRVPPTAHIRRHAARLLTILSLLPKVQKVIAADETWCKWLEDCANGKISGINDLKIRSYARATLLNVFCNQQIGIDSVNNGPVTSGRDGTSIGPHYGDMIFLINPELPHWKCPGKDQSTVWKDKSLSSEFDSMNSDNELVTKVSDVGDASSSFNVSNNDSESEIPQMDIVFVHGLRGGPYKTWRIAEDTSSTKSGLVEKIDEEAGKLGTFWPGEWLSADFPQARLFSLKYKTNLTLWSGASLPLQEVGSMLLEKLVAAGIGNRPVVFVTHSMGGLVVKQILYKAKAENMDNLVNNTVGVVFYSCPHFGSKLADLPCRMGFVLRPAPNIGELRSGSQRLEQLNDFLRHLHKKQMLEVLSFCETKMTPIVTGYGGVAFRTEIVARESAYPGFGEIVLQSTDHINSCKPLSRSDPSYTEALEFLRKLKAQYSRREV from the exons ATGCTCCGTCACTTCTTAAGAAGTCGTCGGCGTTGCTATCTTCTTTGTCGGCGACGGTTCtcctcttcttcctcctctGAAAGGCCCATCGAATCCCCTAACAATCTCAATAATACAAATCCCGTCCTTTCCCAATCACCGCTTCCGCCAACGCCGCcgcaaaattttgaaactcatCTTTCGGCTCTCCCCACCAAAACCGCCTCTCTTTCTCGGAATTCTGTTTTTGCTCTCTCCGCCACTCTCCTCTCCGCTCTCGTCGCTTCTGTCGCTGTCTTGTCCGTTGGTAAAGAGAACGACGTGTACGACGCTATCCCTAATCCTAGAAATAGCCCTCTTTACGAATCAATCGAACACACGGTCCACAAATCCAATGAGTCCTTCAAGAGGATCGTCCACCACGCGAAACAAACTGGCGTCGCCGCCGCAGTGCTGTGGCAGTCTCTGAGGTCTGTGATGTCGTCTGCCAACCACGAGGTTCGGGCAGGGTTCGAGCTACGCGTTGCGGCCTTGCTTGCGGACATTGCCGCAGCCAATGCGGGTCGCAGGACGGCGATTGTGAGCGCCGGTGGCGGCGCGGTGGTTGACTGGCTGCTGGAGACGGTAGCGGTAGCTAAATTAGATGGTTGCGGGACCCAGGCAGAGGCGGCGAGGGCGTTGGCTTACCTAATCGCCGATCCCGACGTGCGCAAAGACGTCCTTGGAAGACCACGCGCCGTTCCTAACTTGTTGAGGTTCATTTATTTAAGTCAACCTCAAAATAAATCTAAAAGG CATTCGAGACGTAGTTCATTAGATATTTCTGATTCTTCGAAAGGCAGGAGTATGCTTGTGGCTGCTATTATGGATATTGTTACATCCAATTGTGATAGTGTAGAGAAGGTATCTTTTAAGCCTTCCTTACCGGGGAATGCGGAAATGAGAGATATTGCAGCAGCCATTCATGTTATCGAGGAAGGTGGCATGCATTTAGATGAGGGAGaaagaaatgatgatgatgatgatggtggaAGAGGGATGAAAGGGATTGGGATTAAAATTCTCGAAGGAACCACTGTTTTAGGATTGTCAAGAACAAGTGAGCTTATGATGTTTGATCATTCTGATGATACCAATGTAGAATCAGATAGGGGTACTCCGAAAACGCTTGCTTTATTGAATAAGCATGATAGTTCAGTAGGACAAGCCAATTTGTCTGCTGCTGTTGTTCCTGGTCTTTGGGATGATTTGCATCGCCAGCATGTTGCTGTGCCTTTTGCTGCATGGGCTTTAGCCAACTGGGCAATGGCATCAGAGATTAATAGATCTCATATTGAAGAACTGGATCAAGATGGAGAGGCTGTCATGACTGCTTTACTAGCACCTGAGAGATCTGTGAAATGGCATGGGAGTTTGGTGGCTCGGTTGTTGTTGGAAGACCGTAATCTTCCCTTAAATGACTCTGTCTCTGATTGGGCCTCCAGTCTTCTTTCTACTGCTTCCCATGCAAGCAAAAATGAAGACATTTCCTTATCTCGAATGGCTTTATCTGCCTTTTTAGTTGCTGTTGAGAGGAGCCTGGAAGCACGGAGGACCGTGATGGAGAAGGGTCTTGAGCTGATGAGAGTCACTGCAAAGAGAACAGTAAAGCATCAGCAGGTTCAAGAAGCTCTGGCAAAAGCTTTGGAATTTCTCTCAACTGAGGACTTGCATTTATCTCTTGAAGAAAGTCAAAAGTGGTCTGGTATACTGCTTTCTTGGGTTTTCGGAAAACCTTCCTCCAACGCAATCCGATCTTCTGCCATAAGAATTCTTTCATGCATTCTTGAAGACCAAGGCCCATCTTCTCTTCTAATTTCTCAAGGATGGTTAGCTCTTTTGCTAAATGATATCCTGAGTTCCTGCAAGACATCATCTGTTAAAGGAGGCACTCAGCCTAAGAGTGACACAGCAAAG ACTCAGATCAATCAGTCTAACATTCTTTCAGCTGCACAGACTGGTAATCAGTTAGCAGTTGCTGTAGTTAATCTGGCTGGAAATCAGTTGGGAACAACCAAAGATTCTGTCGATACCTTCCCCCTGGCAGATCTTCTTTCTCTCGAACCTTTGGCTGGaccatttaaaaatctaaAGAAAGATAATCCACCTAAGTTTGATGTTGCTGATTCTGCATTGGCAACCCTTAAGGCGATCAAAGCACTGACTGAAATTTGTGCTGAAGATTCTTTATTGCAGGACAAAATTACTGAGTTGGGGGTCTTGTGTTTGCTAAGACGCTATTTATTACGTGATGATTATGAGAAACTGGCTGCAATAGAGGCTTATGCTGCCTCTAGAGCCCCTGAATCACAAGAAAGGGTTTCAAGCAATGCTGGTGAATCATCACCTTCAAGTACAAACAATCCATCTAGTGTCCGAGTCCCACCTACTGCTCACATTAGGAGGCATGCAGCTCGACTGTTAACCATTCTTTCTCTCCTTCCAAAAGTCCAGAAAGTCATTGCAGCTGATGAAACTTGGTGTAAATGGCTTGAGGATTGTGCTAATGGAAAGATTTCAGGCATCAATGACCTTAAGATACGAAGTTATGCTAGGGCCACTCTGTTAAATGTATTTTGCAACCAACAAATTGGTATTGACTCAGTAAATAATGGTCCTGTAACTAGTGGCAGAGATGGAACAAGCATTGGCCCCCATTATGGGGACATGATATTCTTAATTAACCCTGAACTACCCCATTGGAAGTGTCCTGGAAAAGACCAATCCACTGTCTGGAAAGATAAGTCTCTTTCAAGTGAATTTGATTCCATGAACAGTGATAATGAACTTGTAACCAAAGTTTCAGATGTTGGTGATGCATCCAGTTCTTTTAATGTATCTAATAATGATTCTGAATCAGAGATTCCTCAAATGGATattgtttttgtacatgggcTGCGTGGTGGACCTTATAAAACTTGGCGCATAGCTGAAGATACATCCTCAACTAAGTCTGGCTTGGTAGAGAAAATTGATGAAGAAGCAGGGAAGCTTGGGACATTTTGGCCAGGTGAATGGCTTTCAGCTGATTTTCCTCAAGCTCGCTTGTTTTCCCTAAAGTACAAG ACAAATCTAACACTGTGGTCTGGAGCTTCCCTGCCTCTTCAG GAAGTTGGCTCCATGTTGTTAGAGAAGCTTGTTGCTGCAGGCATTGGAAATCGGCCTGTTGTGTTTGTAACCCACAG CATGGGAGGTCTGGTGGTCAAGCAGATCCTGTATAAAGCAAAGGCTGAAAATATGGACAACCTTGTGAACAACACTGTTGGAGTT GTGTTCTATAGCTGCCCACATTTTGGCAGCAAGCTTGCTGATTTGCCCTGCCGGATGGGCTTCGTGTTACGTCCGGCTCCAAAT